One Bos taurus isolate L1 Dominette 01449 registration number 42190680 breed Hereford chromosome 25, ARS-UCD2.0, whole genome shotgun sequence genomic window carries:
- the LRCH4 gene encoding leucine-rich repeat and calponin homology domain-containing protein 4 (The RefSeq protein has 1 substitution compared to this genomic sequence) codes for MAAAVAAPLAAGGEEAAATTSVPGSPGLPGSRSAERALEEAVATGTLNLSNRRLKHFPRGAARSYDLSDITQADLSRNRFPEVPEAACQLVSLEGLSLYHNCLRCLNPALGNLTALTYLNLSRNQLSSLPPYICQLPLRVLIVSNNKLGALPPDISALGCLRQLDVSSNELQSLPTELCSLPTLRDLNVRRNQLSTLPDELGDLPLVRLDFSCNRVSRIPVSFCRLRHLQVILLDSNPLQSPPAQICLKGKLHIFKYLSTEAGRRGGSALGDLAPSRPPSFSPCPAEDLFPGRRYDGGLDSGFHSVDSGSKRWSGNESTDEFSELSFRISELAREPRGPRERKEDGSADGDPEQIDFIDSHVPGEDEERGTGEEPRPPESSPAAGDGERAPSSRREEPAGEERRRPDTLQLWQERERRQQQQQQQSVVWGAPRKDSFLKLGVRAAGGGPGASSTQATYNGTSRSNTTQLGASAGQGAPTPALASTSQEPPLPSGPATAPAPRPLSSIQRPNSFLFRSSSQSSSGPSSPDTVSRPRRSPQLLDEKEVMAQLRQVLECQLQRPLPDDLAEALANGVILCQLANQLRPRCVPFIHVPSPAVPKLSALKSRKNVESFLEACRKMGVPEESLCQPHHILEEEGAPGKGLPYVAAVIHALLERP; via the exons atggcggcggcggtggcggcccCACTCGCCGCCGGGGGTGAGGAGGCGGCGGCCACGACCTCCGTCCCAGGGTCTCCAGGTCTGCCCGGGAGCCGCAGTGCAGAGCGGGCCCTAGAGGAGGCCGTGGCCACTGGGACCCTGAACCTGTCTAACCGGCGTTTGAAGCACTTCCCCCGGGGCGCGGCTCGCAGCTACGACCTGTCAGACATCACCCAGGCTG ACCTGTCTCGGAACCGGTTCCCCGAGGTGCCAGAGGCAGCATGCCAGCTGGTGTCCCTGGAGGGCCTGAGCCTGTACCATAATTGTCTGAGATGCCTGAACCCAGCCTTGGGAAATCTCACCGCTCTCACCTACCTCAACCTCAG CCGAAACCAGCTGTCATCGCTGCCGCCCTACATCTGTCAGCTGCCCCTGCGAGTGCTCATTGTCAGCAACAACAAACTGGGAGCCCTGCCTCCCGACATCAGTGCCCTGGGGAGCCTGCGACAGCTC GACGTGAGCAGCAATGAGCTGCAGTCGCTCCCCACGGAGCTGTGCAGCCTCCCTACCCTGCGGGATCTCAACGTTCGGAGGAACCAGCTCAGTACCCTGCCTGATG AGCTGGGGGACCTTCCTCTTGTCCGCCTGGATTTCTCCTGTAACCGTGTCTCCCGCATCCCGGTCTCCTTCTGCCGCCTCAGGCACCTGCAGGTCATTCTGTTGGACAGCAACCCCCTGCAGAGCCCACCTGCCCAG ATCTGCCTGAAGGGGAAACTTCACATCTTCAAGTATTTGTCAACAGAGGCTGGGCGGCGCGGCGGGTCTGCACTGGGGGACCTTGCTCCTTCCCGCCCCCCGAGTTTCAGCCCCTG CCCTGCCGAGGACTTGTTTCCGGGACGTCGGTACGATGGCGGGCTGGACTCGGGCTTCCACAGCGTTGACAGTGGCAGCAAGAGGTGGTCTGGAAATGAG TCAACAGATGAGTTCTCCGAGTTGTCGTTCCGGATCTCAGAGCTGGCCCGGGAGCCTCGGGGGCccagggagagaaaggaggatgGCTCTG CTGACGGAGACCCTGAGCAGATCGACTTCATCGACAGCCACGTGCCTGGGGAAGATGAGGAGCGAGGTACCGGAGAG GAGCCGCGGCCACCAGAGTCGAGCCCTGCGGCAGGAGACGGGGAGAGGGCACCGAGCAGCAG GCGGGAGGAGCCAGCCGGGGAGGAGCGGCGGCGCCCGGACACCTTGCAGCTGTGGCAGGAGCGcgagcggcggcagcagcagcagcagcagcagagcgtgGTGTGGGGGGCTCCCAGGAAGGACAG ttttctgaagCTGGGGGTCAGGGCTGCTGGTGGGGGTCCCGGTGCCTCATCCACTCAGGCCACCTACAA CGGCACGTCCAGGTCCAACACCACCCAGCTGGGAGCGTCAGCGGGGCAGggagcccccacccctgcccttgcCTCCACCTCCCAGGAGCCCCCGCTTCCATCTGGaccag CGACCGCACCTGCTCCCCGGCCACTCAGCTCCATTCAGAGACCAAACAGCTTCCTCTTCCGTTCTTCCTCTCAGAGCAGCTCAG GCCCTTCCTCACCAGACACTGTCTCAAGACCTCGGCGATCCCCCCAGCTTTTGGACGAAAAGGAGGTGATGGCTCAGCTGCGCCAG gTGCTTGAGTGCCAGCTGCAGCGGCCCCTGCCCGATGACCTGGCTGAGGCTCTGGCCAACGGGGTCATCCTCTGTCAGCTGGCCAACCAGCTGCGGCCCCGCTGTGTGCCCTTCATTCACGTGCCCTCGCCTGCTGTG CCAAAACTCAGTGCCCTCAAGTCTCGGAAGAACGTGGAGAGTTTCTTAGAAGCCTGTCGAAAAATGGGGGTACCTGAG GAGTCCCTGTGCCAGCCCCACCACATCCTGGAAGAGGAGGGGGCCCCGGGAAAGGGCCTCCCCTACGTCGCTGCTGTCATCCATGCACTGCTGGAACGGCCTTAG
- the LRCH4 gene encoding leucine-rich repeat and calponin homology domain-containing protein 4 isoform X1, whose amino-acid sequence MAAAVAAPLAAGGEEAAATTSVPGSPGLPGSRSAERALEEAVATGTLNLSNRRLKHFPRGAARSYDLSDITQADLSRNRFPEVPEAACQLVSLEGLSLYHNCLRCLNPALGNLTALTYLNLSRNQLSSLPPYICQLPLRVLIVSNNKLGALPPDISALGSLRQLDVSSNELQSLPTELCSLPTLRDLNVRRNQLSTLPDELGDLPLVRLDFSCNRVSRIPVSFCRLRHLQVILLDSNPLQSPPAQICLKGKLHIFKYLSTEAGRRGGSALGDLAPSRPPSFSPCPAEDLFPGRRYDGGLDSGFHSVDSGSKRWSGNESTDEFSELSFRISELAREPRGPRERKEDGSADGDPEQIDFIDSHVPGEDEERGTGEEPRPPESSPAAGDGERAPSSRREEPAGEERRRPDTLQLWQERERRQQQQQQQSVVWGAPRKDSFLKLGVRAAGGGPGASSTQATYNGTSRSNTTQLGASAGQGAPTPALASTSQEPPLPSGPATAPAPRPLSSIQRPNSFLFRSSSQSSSGPSSPDTVSRPRRSPQLLDEKEVMAQLRQVLECQLQRPLPDDLAEALANGVILCQLANQLRPRCVPFIHVPSPAVPKLSALKSRKNVESFLEACRKMGVPEADLCSPSDLLQGTAQGLWTTLEVVKRVGGRAPPPPWPPSGLGGFILFYVVLMLLLCVVYTRLLGS is encoded by the exons atggcggcggcggtggcggcccCACTCGCCGCCGGGGGTGAGGAGGCGGCGGCCACGACCTCCGTCCCAGGGTCTCCAGGTCTGCCCGGGAGCCGCAGTGCAGAGCGGGCCCTAGAGGAGGCCGTGGCCACTGGGACCCTGAACCTGTCTAACCGGCGTTTGAAGCACTTCCCCCGGGGCGCGGCTCGCAGCTACGACCTGTCAGACATCACCCAGGCTG ACCTGTCTCGGAACCGGTTCCCCGAGGTGCCAGAGGCAGCATGCCAGCTGGTGTCCCTGGAGGGCCTGAGCCTGTACCATAATTGTCTGAGATGCCTGAACCCAGCCTTGGGAAATCTCACCGCTCTCACCTACCTCAACCTCAG CCGAAACCAGCTGTCATCGCTGCCGCCCTACATCTGTCAGCTGCCCCTGCGAGTGCTCATTGTCAGCAACAACAAACTGGGAGCCCTGCCTCCCGACATCAGTGCCCTGGGGAGCCTGCGACAGCTC GACGTGAGCAGCAATGAGCTGCAGTCGCTCCCCACGGAGCTGTGCAGCCTCCCTACCCTGCGGGATCTCAACGTTCGGAGGAACCAGCTCAGTACCCTGCCTGATG AGCTGGGGGACCTTCCTCTTGTCCGCCTGGATTTCTCCTGTAACCGTGTCTCCCGCATCCCGGTCTCCTTCTGCCGCCTCAGGCACCTGCAGGTCATTCTGTTGGACAGCAACCCCCTGCAGAGCCCACCTGCCCAG ATCTGCCTGAAGGGGAAACTTCACATCTTCAAGTATTTGTCAACAGAGGCTGGGCGGCGCGGCGGGTCTGCACTGGGGGACCTTGCTCCTTCCCGCCCCCCGAGTTTCAGCCCCTG CCCTGCCGAGGACTTGTTTCCGGGACGTCGGTACGATGGCGGGCTGGACTCGGGCTTCCACAGCGTTGACAGTGGCAGCAAGAGGTGGTCTGGAAATGAG TCAACAGATGAGTTCTCCGAGTTGTCGTTCCGGATCTCAGAGCTGGCCCGGGAGCCTCGGGGGCccagggagagaaaggaggatgGCTCTG CTGACGGAGACCCTGAGCAGATCGACTTCATCGACAGCCACGTGCCTGGGGAAGATGAGGAGCGAGGTACCGGAGAG GAGCCGCGGCCACCAGAGTCGAGCCCTGCGGCAGGAGACGGGGAGAGGGCACCGAGCAGCAG GCGGGAGGAGCCAGCCGGGGAGGAGCGGCGGCGCCCGGACACCTTGCAGCTGTGGCAGGAGCGcgagcggcggcagcagcagcagcagcagcagagcgtgGTGTGGGGGGCTCCCAGGAAGGACAG ttttctgaagCTGGGGGTCAGGGCTGCTGGTGGGGGTCCCGGTGCCTCATCCACTCAGGCCACCTACAA CGGCACGTCCAGGTCCAACACCACCCAGCTGGGAGCGTCAGCGGGGCAGggagcccccacccctgcccttgcCTCCACCTCCCAGGAGCCCCCGCTTCCATCTGGaccag CGACCGCACCTGCTCCCCGGCCACTCAGCTCCATTCAGAGACCAAACAGCTTCCTCTTCCGTTCTTCCTCTCAGAGCAGCTCAG GCCCTTCCTCACCAGACACTGTCTCAAGACCTCGGCGATCCCCCCAGCTTTTGGACGAAAAGGAGGTGATGGCTCAGCTGCGCCAG gTGCTTGAGTGCCAGCTGCAGCGGCCCCTGCCCGATGACCTGGCTGAGGCTCTGGCCAACGGGGTCATCCTCTGTCAGCTGGCCAACCAGCTGCGGCCCCGCTGTGTGCCCTTCATTCACGTGCCCTCGCCTGCTGTG CCAAAACTCAGTGCCCTCAAGTCTCGGAAGAACGTGGAGAGTTTCTTAGAAGCCTGTCGAAAAATGGGGGTACCTGAG GCTGACCTGTGCTCGCCCTCAGATCTCCTCCAGGGCACCGCCCAGGGGCTGTGGACCACCCTGGAGGTTGTGAAGCGGGTGGGGGGcagggcccccccacccccctggccCCCCTCCGGTCTGGGCGGCTTCATCCTCTTCTACGTGGTCCTCATGCTGCTGCTCTGTGTCGTCTACACTCGGCTCCTGGGTTCCTAG
- the LRCH4 gene encoding leucine-rich repeat and calponin homology domain-containing protein 4 isoform X2: MAAAVAAPLAAGGEEAAATTSVPGSPGLPGSRSAERALEEAVATGTLNLSNRRLKHFPRGAARSYDLSDITQADLSRNRFPEVPEAACQLVSLEGLSLYHNCLRCLNPALGNLTALTYLNLSRNQLSSLPPYICQLPLRVLIVSNNKLGALPPDISALGSLRQLDVSSNELQSLPTELCSLPTLRDLNVRRNQLSTLPDELGDLPLVRLDFSCNRVSRIPVSFCRLRHLQVILLDSNPLQSPPAQICLKGKLHIFKYLSTEAGRRGGSALGDLAPSRPPSFSPCPAEDLFPGRRYDGGLDSGFHSVDSGSKRWSGNESTDEFSELSFRISELAREPRGPRERKEDGSADGDPEQIDFIDSHVPGEDEERGTGEEPRPPESSPAAGDGERAPSSRREEPAGEERRRPDTLQLWQERERRQQQQQQQSVVWGAPRKDSGTSRSNTTQLGASAGQGAPTPALASTSQEPPLPSGPATAPAPRPLSSIQRPNSFLFRSSSQSSSGPSSPDTVSRPRRSPQLLDEKEVMAQLRQVLECQLQRPLPDDLAEALANGVILCQLANQLRPRCVPFIHVPSPAVPKLSALKSRKNVESFLEACRKMGVPEADLCSPSDLLQGTAQGLWTTLEVVKRVGGRAPPPPWPPSGLGGFILFYVVLMLLLCVVYTRLLGS; this comes from the exons atggcggcggcggtggcggcccCACTCGCCGCCGGGGGTGAGGAGGCGGCGGCCACGACCTCCGTCCCAGGGTCTCCAGGTCTGCCCGGGAGCCGCAGTGCAGAGCGGGCCCTAGAGGAGGCCGTGGCCACTGGGACCCTGAACCTGTCTAACCGGCGTTTGAAGCACTTCCCCCGGGGCGCGGCTCGCAGCTACGACCTGTCAGACATCACCCAGGCTG ACCTGTCTCGGAACCGGTTCCCCGAGGTGCCAGAGGCAGCATGCCAGCTGGTGTCCCTGGAGGGCCTGAGCCTGTACCATAATTGTCTGAGATGCCTGAACCCAGCCTTGGGAAATCTCACCGCTCTCACCTACCTCAACCTCAG CCGAAACCAGCTGTCATCGCTGCCGCCCTACATCTGTCAGCTGCCCCTGCGAGTGCTCATTGTCAGCAACAACAAACTGGGAGCCCTGCCTCCCGACATCAGTGCCCTGGGGAGCCTGCGACAGCTC GACGTGAGCAGCAATGAGCTGCAGTCGCTCCCCACGGAGCTGTGCAGCCTCCCTACCCTGCGGGATCTCAACGTTCGGAGGAACCAGCTCAGTACCCTGCCTGATG AGCTGGGGGACCTTCCTCTTGTCCGCCTGGATTTCTCCTGTAACCGTGTCTCCCGCATCCCGGTCTCCTTCTGCCGCCTCAGGCACCTGCAGGTCATTCTGTTGGACAGCAACCCCCTGCAGAGCCCACCTGCCCAG ATCTGCCTGAAGGGGAAACTTCACATCTTCAAGTATTTGTCAACAGAGGCTGGGCGGCGCGGCGGGTCTGCACTGGGGGACCTTGCTCCTTCCCGCCCCCCGAGTTTCAGCCCCTG CCCTGCCGAGGACTTGTTTCCGGGACGTCGGTACGATGGCGGGCTGGACTCGGGCTTCCACAGCGTTGACAGTGGCAGCAAGAGGTGGTCTGGAAATGAG TCAACAGATGAGTTCTCCGAGTTGTCGTTCCGGATCTCAGAGCTGGCCCGGGAGCCTCGGGGGCccagggagagaaaggaggatgGCTCTG CTGACGGAGACCCTGAGCAGATCGACTTCATCGACAGCCACGTGCCTGGGGAAGATGAGGAGCGAGGTACCGGAGAG GAGCCGCGGCCACCAGAGTCGAGCCCTGCGGCAGGAGACGGGGAGAGGGCACCGAGCAGCAG GCGGGAGGAGCCAGCCGGGGAGGAGCGGCGGCGCCCGGACACCTTGCAGCTGTGGCAGGAGCGcgagcggcggcagcagcagcagcagcagcagagcgtgGTGTGGGGGGCTCCCAGGAAGGACAG CGGCACGTCCAGGTCCAACACCACCCAGCTGGGAGCGTCAGCGGGGCAGggagcccccacccctgcccttgcCTCCACCTCCCAGGAGCCCCCGCTTCCATCTGGaccag CGACCGCACCTGCTCCCCGGCCACTCAGCTCCATTCAGAGACCAAACAGCTTCCTCTTCCGTTCTTCCTCTCAGAGCAGCTCAG GCCCTTCCTCACCAGACACTGTCTCAAGACCTCGGCGATCCCCCCAGCTTTTGGACGAAAAGGAGGTGATGGCTCAGCTGCGCCAG gTGCTTGAGTGCCAGCTGCAGCGGCCCCTGCCCGATGACCTGGCTGAGGCTCTGGCCAACGGGGTCATCCTCTGTCAGCTGGCCAACCAGCTGCGGCCCCGCTGTGTGCCCTTCATTCACGTGCCCTCGCCTGCTGTG CCAAAACTCAGTGCCCTCAAGTCTCGGAAGAACGTGGAGAGTTTCTTAGAAGCCTGTCGAAAAATGGGGGTACCTGAG GCTGACCTGTGCTCGCCCTCAGATCTCCTCCAGGGCACCGCCCAGGGGCTGTGGACCACCCTGGAGGTTGTGAAGCGGGTGGGGGGcagggcccccccacccccctggccCCCCTCCGGTCTGGGCGGCTTCATCCTCTTCTACGTGGTCCTCATGCTGCTGCTCTGTGTCGTCTACACTCGGCTCCTGGGTTCCTAG